The genomic window AATATTTCTAAGTGGAATGTAGGGACGGATTTAAGTCTTGAGGAATACGATCTGCTTGTTCAGGAATACAATTATCCCTTTATAAAAAGGAAAAGTCTGCTTGCTAACGAAAAGTTTATAAATGCATTAAGAAACCCTCTAATTATAAATCATTTTGATAGAGTTACAGAGCTTGGCAAGATAAATGAGAATCAGAAATGAAATATTTAGATGTTCGGTAGTTAAGTTCATAAAATACACGGTTCACGCTAGTAAAAACTATGAATAACTAGTTCATGCAAAAATACTTTGATACAATACAACTAATATATCGAAGAGAATTATAAATAATGTGCATAAAAGAAAGAATACAGGAATACAAACAGAGTCTGTTGAATTGGTCATTATTTGATGGTAAAAAAACCCTGTTATTAATGCTGCTTTCTTTGTTGTTTTTTTATCCTATTTTATACGGGCATGGAATATATCTGGATGATACATACAGAATTGAAAATGGTCAGTTTTTATGGGCAACACAAGGAAGGTTTTTTGCTGAACTAATAGCTAAAGTATTTAGTCTCTCTAAATCAAGTGTGATTGATCCTACGCCATATAATTGGATTTTTTGTATTATAACCGTAGGATTGTGTTCAAAACTGATTTATTTAAGGTTTGCTAAAGAAAATAAAAGCGTAGGGTTTATTATTGCTGCTCTTTTTATAATCAACCCTTACTTTATACAAAACATACTTTTCCGGTTTGATGGACCTGGTATGGCATTAGCTCTTTTTTTTGCTGTTTTTGCGTATTGTATTAATAGTAGGTACTTTGTTATCAAGACTATATTGTTGGTTATTAGCATGAATTTTTATCAACCAATAGTGAATATTTTTATTGGATTGCTTGCGATTGAAGTCATGTTGATGTTTCAAAACAAAGTTATAGTTGATCAAGTAGTCAGATTTATTGTTAAGTATATGTTGATATTTGGTGTGTCTGCTCTTATATATTATTTTGAAATAAAAGTCGTTCAGCTGATAACTCCTTTAAATGGTATGGGTAGAGGAGCTATGTTGCCGATTTCTCTTTCCTTGCCTAAGGAGTTGTTGTTAAACTTATGTCATGGTTTAGAACCTTACTTAACATTTTGGAAGAGCTATATTCTGTACATATTTCCATTAATTCTTGTTGCATTTGTTTCGATTGTCAGAGTGGTGTTTATTGGTAGGGATTATAGGCTTTTTCTTGGGTACATAATTAGCCTTTTATTAATGCTTTTTTCAGTGCTTGGTTTAATGGTTTTAATGGAGTATCAATCATATATAGCAAATGTCAGGGTTTATACGTACTTTCCTATAACGATTATTTTGCTTACACTAATAGCTATGCATTACAAGCCTATCTTTAAGTGGAGCCTTATTCCTATTTTATTGGTATGTTTTATTTTTAGTGCTCGTGTTGGTAATTTGCAACAAATGCAGGCTGAGTTCGAGAAACCTATATTTTATGAGTTGTCTGAAGATCTAAACACTATTCAGTTGAATGAGAATATAGGTGAGTTTTATTCTCTAGGAACCGTGCCCTATTCTAACTTCGTAAAAAATATAATGTATAACACACCGTTTAACGGTTATCTGAACAGGTATGGTGTCATTACAAGATGGGCGCTTCAAGAGTATGATGGTAAGCTGATCAAAGTACAAAGTTTTTCTGAGGCTAATCTGGAAAAAATAAGGTTTAAGAAAATAA from Francisella adeliensis includes these protein-coding regions:
- a CDS encoding glucosyltransferase domain-containing protein; the encoded protein is MCIKERIQEYKQSLLNWSLFDGKKTLLLMLLSLLFFYPILYGHGIYLDDTYRIENGQFLWATQGRFFAELIAKVFSLSKSSVIDPTPYNWIFCIITVGLCSKLIYLRFAKENKSVGFIIAALFIINPYFIQNILFRFDGPGMALALFFAVFAYCINSRYFVIKTILLVISMNFYQPIVNIFIGLLAIEVMLMFQNKVIVDQVVRFIVKYMLIFGVSALIYYFEIKVVQLITPLNGMGRGAMLPISLSLPKELLLNLCHGLEPYLTFWKSYILYIFPLILVAFVSIVRVVFIGRDYRLFLGYIISLLLMLFSVLGLMVLMEYQSYIANVRVYTYFPITIILLTLIAMHYKPIFKWSLIPILLVCFIFSARVGNLQQMQAEFEKPIFYELSEDLNTIQLNENIGEFYSLGTVPYSNFVKNIMYNTPFNGYLNRYGVITRWALQEYDGKLIKVQSFSEANLEKIRFKKIKDKLELVLQRKYYSVYINNKGEGWIIWSSL